The Sinomicrobium kalidii genome contains a region encoding:
- a CDS encoding PorP/SprF family type IX secretion system membrane protein produces MFKKLPQIFLVLLFSLCCFSQESEQAGPVLSFEIPSQNLLRYNRYLVHPAFSALGPSGTYVSFHHRNQWAEYDNSPEVYLADYSGKINETTGFGLGLFQQSLGVIDNFGLLANYAYGVRLAEYSILTLGVNVSYYRSGINWGNVFASDIEDPALQDMENSSLIAFHPGINLTFRSFNIGVFAENIVNFNLTNYDSYIEGASEKRFSAHVMHTLKMEMLSGIFEDGEMTTMVRGRKTEADFFPSASLIVNFPRLGWLQVGYDDLYGAAAGIGFNLTRHLSLGYTVEKGLSENIANFGTTHEFGLSYAFTPSDQPRYYSRPRKRRPTVKSRTPEPAEEKAQEKEETETPETKVAAALPETSPSAVPAVVPGKTPETERVAQEEQDSLDTAQKKSGLQHQQLDETRLTAARRKQIQDSIEQARKAEEEIRTTLSEEKTDEEETVTPPEPVKETPVVQNDEPDIEDLLFEAAAKQENIRTQTATLVNVQDGYYIIANVFRNESNLENYISTLRRKRVRAGYFKNPANGLNYVYVKQYDTWEEAINRRKKHARELNNDGVWVFRVKNAQTALARSETEKPFAGLLTDSIAVPEISSETITDSVPAEEDIALDLPLARGEIKSSVRNAYIPVDIIESVPVFPGCENLRNNEERKGCLANGIDKVIQRRFRASVATGLGLSGIQGIYVEFKVGADGEVAVIRIRAPHDKLEEEARRVIGHIPKMKPGRQGNTPVDVMYSKAIIIKIE; encoded by the coding sequence ATGTTTAAAAAACTACCCCAAATATTTTTAGTGTTATTGTTTTCTCTCTGTTGTTTCAGTCAGGAGAGCGAGCAGGCCGGCCCTGTACTTTCATTCGAGATACCGTCTCAGAACCTGTTGAGGTACAACCGCTACCTGGTACATCCGGCCTTCTCGGCTCTCGGTCCTTCCGGCACTTACGTCAGTTTTCATCACCGCAACCAATGGGCGGAATACGACAATTCCCCGGAGGTGTACCTGGCCGACTATTCCGGAAAGATCAACGAAACAACGGGTTTTGGTCTCGGGTTGTTCCAGCAGAGCCTGGGGGTTATCGATAATTTCGGGCTGCTGGCCAATTATGCCTATGGCGTCCGGTTGGCGGAATACAGCATCCTGACACTCGGGGTCAATGTATCCTATTACCGCAGCGGGATCAACTGGGGAAATGTCTTTGCCTCCGATATTGAAGATCCCGCGCTGCAGGACATGGAAAACAGCTCGCTTATAGCATTTCACCCCGGAATAAACCTCACTTTCCGCAGTTTTAATATAGGCGTGTTTGCAGAAAACATAGTCAATTTCAATCTCACAAATTACGACTCCTATATAGAAGGGGCCTCCGAAAAGCGGTTTTCGGCACATGTAATGCATACCCTGAAGATGGAAATGCTGTCCGGCATTTTCGAAGACGGGGAAATGACCACGATGGTAAGGGGAAGAAAAACAGAAGCGGATTTTTTCCCTTCGGCCAGTCTTATTGTCAATTTCCCGAGACTGGGCTGGTTGCAGGTAGGGTATGACGATCTTTACGGAGCTGCCGCAGGCATCGGGTTTAACCTTACCCGTCACCTTTCTCTCGGTTATACGGTGGAAAAGGGGTTGAGCGAAAATATAGCCAATTTCGGGACTACGCATGAATTTGGCCTGTCCTATGCATTCACTCCTTCCGACCAACCGCGGTATTACAGCCGCCCGAGGAAAAGACGCCCTACCGTAAAGTCCCGCACACCGGAACCGGCGGAAGAAAAAGCACAGGAAAAAGAGGAAACGGAAACCCCGGAAACCAAAGTTGCTGCCGCACTCCCGGAAACAAGTCCGTCGGCTGTTCCGGCTGTTGTTCCCGGAAAAACACCTGAAACAGAACGCGTTGCACAGGAGGAGCAGGACAGCCTGGATACCGCGCAGAAGAAAAGCGGATTGCAGCATCAGCAACTGGACGAAACCCGGCTTACCGCAGCACGCAGAAAACAAATTCAGGATTCCATTGAACAGGCCCGTAAGGCCGAAGAGGAAATACGCACGACACTTTCTGAAGAGAAAACGGATGAAGAAGAGACGGTTACTCCCCCGGAACCGGTTAAGGAAACCCCCGTTGTACAAAATGATGAACCGGATATCGAAGACCTGCTTTTTGAAGCTGCGGCAAAACAGGAAAACATCCGTACGCAGACAGCTACGCTGGTCAATGTGCAGGACGGGTATTATATCATAGCCAATGTGTTCAGGAATGAATCGAACCTGGAAAATTATATCAGTACCCTGAGGCGAAAGCGGGTAAGAGCAGGATATTTCAAGAATCCGGCGAACGGTCTCAATTATGTGTATGTGAAACAATACGATACCTGGGAAGAAGCCATTAACAGGCGGAAAAAACATGCCAGGGAACTGAATAATGACGGCGTATGGGTGTTCAGGGTGAAAAATGCACAAACGGCGCTGGCCAGAAGCGAAACCGAAAAACCGTTTGCCGGCCTGTTGACTGACAGCATTGCAGTGCCGGAAATTAGTTCCGAAACAATAACGGACAGTGTCCCGGCGGAGGAGGATATCGCCCTCGATCTCCCGCTTGCCAGGGGCGAAATAAAATCCTCGGTACGGAATGCCTATATCCCGGTGGATATTATAGAATCGGTGCCTGTTTTCCCGGGCTGTGAAAATCTCAGGAATAACGAAGAGCGCAAAGGGTGCCTGGCCAACGGTATAGACAAGGTCATACAGCGCAGGTTCAGGGCATCGGTAGCCACGGGCCTGGGACTGTCGGGCATTCAGGGTATTTATGTGGAATTTAAAGTAGGGGCCGACGGAGAGGTCGCCGTAATCCGCATAAGGGCGCCGCATGACAAACTGGAAGAAGAAGCCCGGAGGGTTATCGGGCATATTCCGAAAATGAAACCCGGACGTCAGGGAAATACCCCGGTAGACGTCATGTATTCCAAAGCGATAATCATAAAAATAGAATAG
- a CDS encoding gliding motility-associated C-terminal domain-containing protein, protein MNRKLPHLSIRYMLFVLLYVAGGWCFLTAQTLKKPELQFVNPCASSGFNTYKVSFSWDPPLVNADNEFVLELSDAGGNFANSTELARVNDMNATFDFDFEFGFPDTTAGDAYRVRVRSTSPEKFSSPSDGFPAYYRSVNQSLTINVINGGVVGNVELCGGGDYELSVYNFPDENAYIWYKDGMEIPGENGASLMVSEAGTYYAVVDYGQYCSSDTASNMVTVTVGESLEVTINNDLPTMEVCPGDNAALTADTDNTDYTYTWYKDGAQVGSPGYMPELTLDTSTPEGEYQVQVETQSGCIAQSNTVQVSAPDISVSTDAGSDVLLLPGETVTITASTTANSPEYTWYKDNVPLSGNTNVLTVSEPGVYKVKVTQTSGCAVEAFSPEVNVARPESFTITIAADENYNSCESASATLQLSGIYAETGGTSLDVYDEYRDAFNYQWYRNGNYLDGRTGTSLAINDPSENGVYTLKATYEDNDMLSNEIDLKLALEETVTIEASDDVLCGGAITINITTNTNNTDYTYAWYKDGEKISENSTTLDIEEEGTYRLGVSAYGCTVFSNELIIQPFDESVITVDASERIIIPEGTSRTITASGGDTYSWYDARGTLLSDSESVTVSEEGDITLRAYMVDCEVVLEFTVEYQDGYIIPNVVSPNNDGINDQWVLPNIYAFNPDVEVTIYSPAGKVVLRTTEYQNNWPESTLTYSFNKPVFYYRIVKEGKEVVRQGTITLIR, encoded by the coding sequence ATGAATAGAAAACTACCACACCTGAGTATACGATACATGCTGTTTGTGCTGCTTTACGTGGCCGGGGGGTGGTGTTTTTTAACAGCACAGACCCTGAAAAAACCCGAACTGCAGTTTGTAAACCCATGTGCGTCTTCCGGGTTTAATACCTATAAAGTATCATTTTCCTGGGACCCACCCCTGGTCAATGCAGATAACGAATTTGTCCTGGAACTTTCGGATGCCGGCGGAAATTTTGCCAACAGTACGGAACTGGCAAGGGTGAATGATATGAATGCCACCTTTGATTTCGATTTCGAATTTGGTTTTCCGGATACCACGGCGGGGGATGCGTACCGGGTGAGAGTGCGCAGCACAAGTCCGGAGAAATTCAGTTCGCCGAGTGACGGGTTTCCGGCGTATTACCGGAGTGTCAATCAGTCGCTCACTATTAATGTAATAAACGGGGGCGTGGTTGGCAACGTGGAACTCTGCGGAGGCGGGGACTACGAGCTTTCGGTATACAACTTTCCGGATGAAAATGCCTACATATGGTATAAGGATGGTATGGAGATCCCCGGTGAGAACGGGGCTTCGTTAATGGTTTCCGAAGCCGGGACATACTATGCCGTAGTGGATTACGGCCAGTATTGTTCTTCGGATACGGCTTCCAATATGGTAACCGTAACCGTGGGGGAATCGCTTGAAGTAACGATAAATAACGACCTCCCGACGATGGAAGTCTGTCCGGGAGATAACGCTGCACTTACCGCAGATACAGATAATACCGATTACACTTATACCTGGTATAAAGACGGGGCGCAGGTGGGCAGTCCCGGTTATATGCCGGAATTGACACTCGACACTTCAACTCCCGAAGGGGAATACCAGGTGCAGGTGGAAACCCAGAGCGGGTGTATAGCACAGTCCAATACCGTACAGGTTTCAGCCCCGGATATTTCCGTGAGTACGGATGCGGGCAGCGATGTTTTGCTCCTGCCGGGCGAAACGGTGACCATTACCGCATCTACAACGGCCAACAGCCCGGAATACACCTGGTATAAGGACAATGTGCCGCTGTCCGGGAATACGAATGTACTTACCGTGAGTGAGCCCGGGGTATATAAAGTAAAGGTGACACAGACTTCCGGCTGTGCCGTCGAGGCTTTTTCGCCGGAAGTAAATGTGGCCCGCCCGGAAAGTTTTACCATTACCATTGCGGCCGATGAAAACTACAATTCCTGCGAGAGCGCTTCGGCCACCCTTCAACTCAGCGGAATATACGCCGAAACGGGCGGGACTTCCCTGGATGTTTATGACGAATACAGGGATGCGTTCAATTACCAATGGTACAGAAACGGTAATTACCTGGACGGCAGGACCGGGACTTCCCTTGCCATAAACGATCCGTCGGAAAATGGCGTGTACACCCTCAAGGCTACTTATGAAGATAATGATATGCTCTCCAACGAAATAGACCTAAAGCTGGCCCTGGAGGAAACGGTGACCATAGAAGCTTCGGACGATGTGCTTTGCGGCGGGGCGATAACCATTAATATTACTACCAATACCAATAATACCGATTATACCTATGCCTGGTATAAGGACGGGGAAAAAATATCGGAGAACTCCACCACACTGGACATCGAGGAAGAAGGAACGTACAGGCTGGGCGTATCTGCCTACGGGTGTACGGTGTTTTCCAACGAACTTATTATTCAACCTTTTGACGAATCGGTCATCACAGTGGACGCTTCCGAAAGGATCATCATACCCGAAGGGACCTCCAGGACCATAACGGCTTCCGGGGGCGATACCTATTCCTGGTATGATGCCCGGGGGACATTGCTTTCGGACAGCGAATCCGTAACGGTAAGTGAAGAAGGCGACATCACCCTCCGGGCCTATATGGTTGATTGTGAGGTGGTTCTCGAATTTACCGTGGAATACCAGGACGGTTACATCATACCGAATGTTGTAAGCCCCAATAACGACGGTATAAACGACCAATGGGTATTGCCCAACATCTATGCTTTTAATCCCGATGTGGAGGTTACGATTTACAGCCCTGCCGGTAAAGTAGTGCTCCGGACCACCGAATATCAGAATAACTGGCCCGAATCCACCCTGACCTACTCCTTTAACAAACCGGTGTTCTATTACAGGATAGTAAAGGAAGGGAAGGAGGTGGTCCGCCAGGGAACCATAACCCTAATACGCTAA
- a CDS encoding TM2 domain-containing protein — MSSTNKGMTDPPERGECGAASRGVLLPENGSKRILIGVLAIFVGFLGIHKFVLGYIKEGIVQLVFTAVTFGFGGLIGLVEGIIYLTRSDEAFYQTYQAGKRSWF; from the coding sequence ATGAGTTCGACAAACAAGGGAATGACAGATCCCCCCGAAAGGGGGGAGTGTGGAGCCGCATCCCGGGGAGTATTGCTGCCGGAAAACGGCAGTAAAAGGATATTGATCGGGGTCCTGGCCATATTCGTGGGCTTTCTTGGAATACATAAATTTGTTTTAGGTTATATAAAAGAAGGGATCGTACAGCTTGTTTTTACAGCAGTGACGTTCGGCTTCGGCGGGCTGATAGGGCTCGTTGAAGGTATAATTTACCTGACCAGGTCTGATGAAGCGTTTTATCAAACCTATCAGGCAGGTAAAAGGAGCTGGTTTTGA
- a CDS encoding LexA family transcriptional regulator: protein MKRTPQTADLDGGGVVLEIPAVLKRLKKHLDIRTNAELSSILDVKPNTISTWKKRNTLDYPRVLALCKTYSIDIHQLFFNRPGTDTPFPGRKDKKGFSVVTRDTYFQYVSQCNKESFVGSLPKFHFPFISGNNIRAFQVVGSAMAPVLKDSDFVVGEYVDADTTDMVNGNIYVLVSNVRGIYICRIRKDPKDNKVIHLIRDNETKNTLSEVKMMADEIIELWEVISVFSLDLIGNNKTKNSDH from the coding sequence ATGAAAAGAACACCACAGACCGCAGATCTGGATGGAGGAGGTGTCGTTTTGGAAATACCTGCCGTATTAAAACGTCTCAAGAAACATCTGGACATCAGAACCAATGCAGAATTATCGAGTATATTGGACGTAAAGCCCAATACCATTTCCACCTGGAAAAAAAGGAACACTCTCGATTACCCACGTGTACTCGCCCTGTGCAAAACATACAGCATAGATATACACCAGCTCTTTTTTAACAGGCCGGGAACAGATACACCATTCCCGGGCAGGAAAGACAAAAAAGGGTTTAGTGTAGTTACGAGGGATACTTATTTTCAGTATGTTTCACAATGCAATAAAGAAAGTTTTGTCGGGAGCCTGCCAAAGTTCCACTTTCCTTTTATTTCGGGAAACAATATCAGGGCTTTTCAGGTTGTAGGGTCCGCCATGGCACCCGTATTAAAAGACAGTGACTTTGTTGTAGGGGAATATGTCGACGCCGACACAACCGATATGGTAAACGGAAACATCTATGTTCTGGTGAGTAATGTACGGGGAATTTATATTTGCAGGATCCGGAAAGACCCCAAAGACAATAAGGTTATACACTTGATAAGAGATAACGAAACTAAAAATACATTGTCGGAAGTAAAAATGATGGCCGACGAGATCATAGAACTCTGGGAGGTAATATCTGTATTTTCACTGGACCTGATAGGGAATAACAAAACAAAAAATTCTGACCATTAA
- a CDS encoding bifunctional aminotransferase class I/II-fold pyridoxal phosphate-dependent enzyme/GNAT family N-acetyltransferase yields the protein MAKIKHNNFLDTVDGVFTDATKAGVLHLYAEGDSFGGRKIRIDGKDLLHFGTTGYLGLEQDSRLKHAAACAIFNFGTQFPLSRTYISHPLYRELEEKIRRMYGYPVVITKNSTLGHIGVIPTAVRDEDGVILDHQVHWSVQNATQLLKVRGVPVEMIRHNNLDMLEKKIRDLSSKCRRIWFMADGVYSMYGDCSPIAGLRELCNKYPQLHLYFDDVHGMSWIGKNGTGYVLHMLKELPENTLLFGTLSKTFGASGAVLVCPDVKMYRKIRNFGGPLTFSAQLEPASVAAAVASADIHLSPEIYSLQAELLHKISYFNGLLEKTELPLVERNDCPVFYIGTGMPVTGYKLVRRLMREGLFVNLGIYPGAPVKNTGIRITISRHNEEEDMKHLADALIYHYPKALEETHTSLNRVRRAFRMPLNEAGENPDGTGRGVALDMQMETTVAGVNKKEWNALFAGKGVYDWDGLMFLEKAFCGNMKPEHNWSFYYFMIRDKNGKPVLATFFTLALWKEDMLAPTSVSVKLEEKRKQEPYHLTSRVLSMGSLFTEGQHCYLDTTHPQWREAVRQLLEKLETVDQKKDTSMLVLRDFVDGEQLNRVFHNLGFIKMAMPDSCVVEDLSWKGTEAYVASLSSRSRKHFRKEVAPYEKFFEVDFRKTATTNEIAVYMRLFENVRNNNYGLNMFSFPEKLFKTMSGHPSWEFMVLSLKKKYNKQKDGVPLGVMFCYRNGRHTYVPAFIGMNYKYAREYQLYRQMLYQTVKRAGNLGFQRIDFGLTAAFEKRKIGAKVIPKVAYIQAKDNFSMELMGAMREK from the coding sequence ATGGCAAAAATCAAACACAATAATTTTCTGGATACCGTGGACGGGGTTTTTACCGATGCCACAAAGGCGGGAGTGCTTCACCTCTATGCCGAGGGTGACAGTTTTGGCGGAAGGAAAATAAGAATAGACGGTAAAGACCTCCTGCATTTTGGTACTACGGGCTACCTTGGCCTGGAACAGGATTCCCGTCTCAAACATGCCGCGGCCTGCGCCATCTTCAACTTCGGTACGCAGTTTCCGCTTTCCAGGACCTATATATCCCATCCGTTATACCGTGAACTGGAGGAAAAGATCCGCAGGATGTATGGCTACCCCGTGGTGATTACCAAAAACAGCACATTGGGGCATATTGGGGTAATTCCTACTGCCGTGAGGGATGAAGACGGTGTGATCCTGGATCACCAGGTACACTGGAGTGTACAAAATGCAACTCAGCTTTTAAAAGTACGCGGGGTACCGGTAGAAATGATCCGGCACAATAATCTCGACATGCTGGAAAAGAAGATCCGCGACCTGTCTTCAAAATGCCGGAGAATATGGTTTATGGCCGATGGGGTGTATTCCATGTACGGGGACTGCTCCCCCATAGCGGGACTGCGGGAACTGTGCAATAAATACCCACAGTTGCATTTATATTTTGACGATGTACACGGTATGAGCTGGATAGGAAAGAATGGTACGGGCTATGTATTGCACATGCTGAAGGAACTTCCGGAAAATACGCTCCTGTTCGGTACGCTGAGCAAGACATTCGGCGCCAGCGGGGCGGTACTGGTATGCCCGGATGTGAAAATGTACCGGAAAATCCGGAATTTTGGCGGGCCGCTGACCTTCTCAGCACAACTGGAACCTGCATCCGTGGCCGCTGCTGTTGCTTCGGCAGATATTCATTTGTCTCCGGAGATTTACAGCTTACAGGCCGAATTGTTACATAAGATCAGTTATTTTAACGGGTTGCTGGAAAAAACAGAACTTCCCCTGGTAGAGCGTAATGATTGCCCGGTATTCTATATCGGTACCGGTATGCCCGTAACGGGTTATAAACTGGTAAGGCGGCTGATGCGGGAAGGGCTTTTTGTTAACCTGGGCATATATCCCGGGGCCCCGGTAAAAAATACGGGAATACGGATTACCATCTCCAGGCACAACGAGGAGGAAGATATGAAACACCTGGCGGACGCTCTGATATACCATTATCCAAAGGCCCTGGAAGAGACGCATACTTCACTCAACAGGGTAAGAAGGGCATTTCGTATGCCGTTGAACGAGGCCGGGGAAAACCCGGACGGAACGGGCAGGGGTGTAGCGTTGGATATGCAAATGGAAACCACCGTCGCGGGGGTCAACAAAAAGGAGTGGAACGCACTGTTTGCCGGTAAGGGTGTTTATGACTGGGATGGCCTCATGTTCCTGGAAAAAGCGTTTTGCGGAAATATGAAACCCGAACACAACTGGTCCTTTTATTATTTTATGATCAGGGATAAAAACGGTAAACCGGTACTGGCCACATTTTTCACCCTTGCGCTTTGGAAAGAAGACATGCTGGCCCCCACATCCGTTTCCGTGAAGCTGGAGGAAAAGCGAAAGCAGGAGCCCTATCATCTCACCTCCCGGGTGCTGAGTATGGGTTCCTTGTTTACCGAAGGGCAACATTGCTACCTGGACACCACACATCCGCAATGGCGTGAAGCCGTAAGACAGCTTTTGGAAAAGCTGGAAACAGTAGATCAGAAAAAGGATACTTCCATGTTGGTGCTCCGCGATTTTGTTGACGGAGAACAACTCAACCGGGTATTCCACAACCTGGGGTTCATAAAAATGGCCATGCCCGATTCCTGTGTTGTGGAAGACTTGTCCTGGAAAGGGACCGAAGCTTACGTAGCTTCACTTTCTTCCCGGTCCAGGAAACATTTCAGGAAGGAAGTCGCGCCCTATGAAAAATTCTTTGAGGTGGATTTCAGGAAAACGGCCACCACAAACGAGATAGCTGTTTATATGCGCCTTTTCGAAAATGTGAGAAACAACAATTATGGTCTTAATATGTTCTCTTTTCCGGAAAAACTTTTTAAGACCATGTCGGGGCATCCGTCCTGGGAATTTATGGTGCTTTCCTTGAAAAAGAAATACAATAAACAAAAAGATGGCGTACCTTTGGGGGTAATGTTTTGTTACAGGAATGGCAGGCATACGTATGTTCCCGCATTTATCGGAATGAATTATAAATATGCTCGGGAGTACCAGTTATACAGACAGATGTTGTATCAGACCGTAAAACGGGCGGGGAATCTCGGATTTCAAAGGATAGATTTCGGGTTGACGGCCGCTTTTGAAAAAAGAAAAATAGGGGCAAAGGTTATCCCGAAAGTAGCCTATATCCAGGCCAAGGACAATTTTTCGATGGAGTTGATGGGAGCCATGCGGGAAAAATAA
- a CDS encoding DUF7793 family protein, with protein sequence MMYSKDFDRNIPFFENEYAKFWVDQNILFYVYKTDIIVNLEAAKKIVADRIAFQKEKSYPVFCDIRGIKDVNKTARDYLAIEGSTLTKAVSILVDPPISRAILDFYLKMSKPLIPTEVFTERHEAIQFLTPYITL encoded by the coding sequence ATGATGTACTCAAAAGATTTTGATCGTAACATACCTTTTTTCGAAAATGAGTATGCCAAATTCTGGGTTGACCAGAATATTCTCTTTTATGTATATAAAACAGATATAATAGTAAACCTGGAAGCGGCAAAAAAGATTGTCGCCGACAGGATTGCATTTCAAAAGGAGAAAAGCTATCCGGTATTTTGTGACATCCGCGGTATTAAGGATGTCAATAAAACAGCCAGGGATTACCTTGCCATTGAAGGATCTACTCTCACCAAGGCGGTTTCCATATTGGTCGACCCTCCCATAAGCCGTGCCATTCTGGATTTTTACCTAAAAATGAGCAAACCCCTTATTCCTACGGAAGTATTTACAGAAAGGCATGAAGCCATTCAGTTTTTAACACCTTATATAACATTATAA
- a CDS encoding helix-turn-helix domain-containing protein gives MDKDHNKKRIKSINRMLLEVASGNFSYRIERSDQNDELEALVVLANMMTEELGESVRHQTYLNYNESYKHIAQMTFVLDNNFHICSLNSLASDLLLFDKEEMQGKSLDNFLTEESRPVWEDFRSCFSQKGEYNHTLELSFKAKEFFIVPAVCSISTLLNANNQGCMLVTAIETILRSEETENELRRKIEGHKNAGNQASGNTLRIALSESDLKKIGEVREYISSNLEEPNFSIKELAHTLGTNEFKLKYGFKQLYGTTIFRYLQDERLRKASLLVQHSRLPLKNIAEMTGFKTAPHFSRVFKEKYGYSPSEFRKQILGKKSK, from the coding sequence ATGGATAAGGATCACAACAAAAAAAGAATAAAAAGTATAAACCGGATGCTTCTTGAAGTGGCCAGTGGAAACTTTTCATACCGCATTGAGAGGTCTGACCAGAATGACGAGTTGGAAGCACTTGTGGTATTGGCCAATATGATGACCGAAGAACTCGGAGAATCTGTTCGTCACCAAACCTATCTGAATTATAACGAGTCGTACAAGCACATCGCCCAGATGACTTTTGTACTTGACAATAATTTTCATATTTGCAGTCTCAATTCCCTGGCCTCTGATCTTCTTCTTTTCGACAAAGAAGAAATGCAGGGCAAGTCCCTGGACAACTTTCTTACGGAGGAATCCAGGCCTGTTTGGGAAGATTTCAGATCCTGTTTCTCCCAAAAGGGAGAATACAATCATACCCTGGAACTGTCTTTCAAGGCAAAGGAATTTTTCATCGTTCCGGCCGTTTGTTCAATATCCACGCTTCTCAATGCTAACAACCAGGGTTGTATGCTCGTTACTGCCATAGAAACGATATTGCGAAGCGAAGAAACCGAAAATGAGCTACGTCGGAAAATAGAAGGACACAAAAATGCCGGCAATCAGGCTTCCGGCAATACACTCCGAATTGCCCTCAGTGAATCGGACCTTAAAAAAATAGGAGAAGTTCGCGAATATATTAGCAGCAACCTGGAAGAACCCAATTTTTCCATAAAGGAACTGGCCCATACTCTTGGCACAAATGAGTTTAAACTGAAATATGGCTTCAAACAGCTTTACGGCACTACAATATTCCGGTATTTACAGGATGAACGATTACGCAAGGCCAGCCTGCTCGTTCAACATTCCAGGCTTCCGTTGAAAAATATTGCAGAAATGACAGGTTTTAAAACTGCACCGCATTTTTCGCGGGTATTCAAGGAAAAATACGGTTATTCGCCAAGCGAGTTCCGTAAACAAATCCTCGGAAAGAAAAGCAAATGA
- a CDS encoding RNA polymerase sigma factor, whose translation MNKLSSQKIDTELVESLKDGDQEAFRKVFYLLRKRLYYFVFSYAKSDYVADEMVQEVFIKIWQKRKTIKPLTFTTFVFTIARNLTYNHMRDTFRRESAREEVWKNASTQYEQIETRMLLAEYKRIVNRIVDELSPQKKTIYIMSREEGRTNTEIADILGITPKTVKNHLWKIMDTIKTRLRPHLENNLLLLLVLFIH comes from the coding sequence GTGAATAAGCTAAGCTCTCAAAAAATAGATACAGAACTTGTTGAGTCTCTCAAAGATGGTGATCAGGAGGCATTCAGAAAAGTTTTTTATCTCCTCCGGAAAAGACTTTATTATTTTGTGTTTTCATATGCCAAATCAGATTATGTGGCAGATGAAATGGTTCAGGAGGTTTTCATTAAGATCTGGCAAAAAAGGAAAACCATTAAACCCCTTACTTTCACCACGTTTGTGTTTACGATCGCAAGGAACCTTACTTATAATCACATGCGTGATACGTTCCGGAGAGAGTCGGCCCGGGAGGAAGTATGGAAAAATGCTTCTACCCAATATGAACAGATTGAGACCAGGATGCTGCTGGCCGAATATAAACGCATCGTAAACCGGATTGTGGATGAACTTTCCCCGCAAAAAAAGACCATTTATATCATGTCCAGGGAAGAAGGCAGAACCAATACGGAGATTGCCGATATTTTGGGGATAACTCCCAAAACAGTAAAAAACCATCTGTGGAAAATTATGGACACTATTAAAACCCGTTTGAGACCGCATTTGGAAAACAATTTACTGCTATTGCTGGTACTTTTTATACATTGA
- a CDS encoding helix-turn-helix domain-containing protein — MDRSLMLDQIKHHYRFKRDVDLARHLGIKPQALSNWRKRNSFDAELIYTKCDELNSSWLLNGEGPMLRKDLETPLPVHEAGSTYVLREKINAMEGQIEALKQANEALRETNSTLRDTREIYKKRIEELESGKTGPDRP; from the coding sequence ATGGACAGGTCTTTAATGCTCGATCAAATAAAACACCACTATCGCTTTAAAAGGGATGTTGACCTGGCACGGCACCTGGGCATAAAACCACAGGCCCTGTCGAACTGGAGGAAACGCAATTCGTTTGATGCGGAACTTATTTACACCAAATGTGACGAACTCAATTCTTCCTGGTTGCTCAACGGAGAAGGGCCCATGCTCCGGAAAGACCTGGAAACCCCGTTACCGGTCCACGAAGCGGGCAGTACTTATGTACTCCGGGAAAAGATCAATGCCATGGAAGGACAGATCGAAGCTTTGAAACAGGCCAACGAAGCGCTCCGGGAAACCAACAGCACTTTGCGGGATACCCGGGAAATATATAAAAAAAGGATCGAGGAACTGGAATCGGGAAAAACCGGTCCCGATCGTCCTTAA